A genomic window from Labrus bergylta chromosome 7, fLabBer1.1, whole genome shotgun sequence includes:
- the LOC109976710 gene encoding dispanin subfamily A member 2b-like — MNPEGVPLQGRGYEGYPGYPGQPRYPGQPTVVQSTIVNIVTEPPKDHIIWSLCCFVYSNPFCLGLVALIYSIKSRDRKMVGDLEGARHYGGTARTFNIVSSILIGIVILSFIIVINVGR; from the exons ATGAATCCTGAAGGTGTTCCACTGCAGGGGAGGGGATATGAAGGCTATCCAGGATATCCAGGACAGCCTAGATATCCAGGACAGCCTACAGTGGTTCAGTCCACCATTGTGAACATCGTCACTGAGCCCCCCAAAGACCACATCATCTGGTCCCTCTGCTGCTTCGTCTACTCGAACCCCTTCTGCCTCGGACTGGTGGCTCTCATCTACTCCATCAAg TCCAGAGATCGGAAGATGGTTGGTGATCTGGAGGGGGCTCGACATTATGGAGGAACCGCCCGCACCTTCAACATTGTATCTTCTATTTTGATTGGCATAGTGATCCTTAGCTTCATTATTGTCATCAATGTGGGCAGATAA
- the LOC109975094 gene encoding catalase-like produces MKSCEFNPFDLTKVWSHKEYPLIPVGKLVLNRNPMNYFAEVEQLAFDPSNMPPGIEASPDKMLQGRLFSYPDTHRHRLGANYLQLPVNCPFRTRVTNYQRDGPMCMFDNQGGAPNYYPNSFSAPDTQPQFVESKFKVSPDVSRYNSRDEDNVRTFYTEVLNEEERERLCSNMAGALKGAQLFIQKRMVENLKAVHPDYGNRVQNLLNKFNDEAQQNTPVHVYSRPGVSAVAASSKM; encoded by the exons ATGAAGAG TTGTGAGTTTAACCCCTTCGATCTTACCAAG GTTTGGTCTCACAAAGAGTACCCTCTGATCCCTGTGGGCAAACTGGTGCTCAATAGGAACCCAATGAACTACTTTGCTGAGGTGGAGCAACTCGCCTTCGATCCCAGCAACATGCCACCAGGCATCGAGGCCAGCCCAGACAAGatgctgcag GGCCGTCTCTTCTCCTACCCAGACACGCATCGACACCGGCTGGGAGCTAACTACCTGCAGCTCCCTGTCAACTGTCCATTCAGGACCCGTGTGACCAACTACCAGCGCGATGGTCCGATGTGCATGTTTGACAACCAAG GTGGAGCCCCAAACTACTATCCCAACAGCTTCAGTGCTCCTGACACCCAGCCTCAGTTTGTGGAGTCCAAGTTCAAGGTGTCTCCAGATGTGAGCCGTTACAACAGTAGAGATGAGGACAAT GTTCGGACCTTCTACACCGAGGTGTTAAATGAGGAGGAGCGGGAGAGGCTTTGCAGTAACATGGCTGGTGCCCTGAAAGGAGCCCAGCTCTTCATCCAAAAGCGCATG GTTGAGAACTTGAAGGCTGTCCATCCAGACTATGGAAACCGGGTTCAGAATCTTCTCAACAAGTTCAATGATGAGGCCCAGCAG AACACACCCGTGCATGTCTACAGCCGTCCAGGAGTCTCGGCTGTCGCCGCATCCTCCAAGATGTGA